Genomic segment of Malus domestica chromosome 15, GDT2T_hap1:
GCTATGTTGGATTCAGGAAGCCAGCACTTGAGGATCCAGTGAAGACAAACAAAATCCCAAGACAGATCCCAGAACAAGCCTGGTACATGAACCCAGTTTTCTCGATTCTAATTGGAGGGATCCTCCCATTCGGAGCAGTTTTCATCGAACTATTCTTCATCCTGACTTCGATTTGGCTGAACCAGTTCTACTACATCTTTGGTTTCCTCTTCTTggtcttcatcatcctcatcatcaCATGCGCTGAGATCACCATCGTCCTCTGCTACTTCCAGTTGTGCAGCGAGGATTACTTGTGGTGGTGGAGATCATACCTCACATCGGGCTCATCGGCTCTGTACCTCTTCCTCTACGCCACATTCTACTTCTTCACAAAGCTCGAAATCTCAAAGCTGGTGTCGGCCCTCTTATACTTTGGATACATGCTCATTGCATCTTATGCATTCTTTGTTGTCACCGGAACCATTGGCTTCTACGCCTGCTTTTGGTTCACGAGGCTTATCTACTCATCGGTGAAGATCGACTAGACAAATAAACGGGCTCGGCAAGGTGTGATATCCCCTCTTCCTCTCCCCCCCCTCCCCAGAAGATGCAAACAGGTGGTAATATCTCTTCAAGTAGTGTAAGATTTTGCAATTAACTTTGGATTCTTGTGCTTTCGAAAATGTATCCTATTTGTGCTCAATTTTGAACCATGACAACAAGCCGACAAggtcatattttcttatatttctatttgtttatttttcaagaCTAGTTCTACACTGCCATTTTCATGATTTTACTTGCATTTGCAATCGTCTGTTGGATGGGAGTGCACTCCACACAAATCCTTTTAGACCTTCTGCACGCCGCCGTCTgtttgaatgaattgaagaggaCAATAATTAACAGTGCATATCAATTTTGGGCCGTCTgtttgaatgaattgaagaggaCAATAATTAACAGTGCATGTCAATTTTGGGCCGTCTTTTAGATCTTCTGCACGCCGCCGTCTgtttgaatgaattgaagaggaCAATAATTAACAGTGCATGTCAATTTTGGGCCGTCTgtttgaatgaattgaagaggGCAATAATTAACAGTGTGTGGAAGGCAGTAAAAGGCAGTTCACTTTCTCTGCCACTCTTAAACGGAGGGTCCTATGACGGAGAGCTAACTTTTATAAAACGGACCCAAAAAGTTTGTCGTTGGATGGGGATATCATGGCTGTCCCCGACAGATATGTGAGAACGACGCTGCAACTCTCACGTTGTTGGTGTCTCATTTGAGCGGAGATCAAGTTGCATACAACATTCGAATTAGATCGGACTTCTTTCTTAAATCGTCATAAATAGAAATCTTCCCTTTCTTTTctgatgaaaaattgaaaaggaggTACAAAATAGTGGGATGGAAAAGGATGTTTTTTTGCCACTCTAAATGCATTGAAGGTGGTAAAAATTGTAGGAATTTCTCCTCCCGAAATTCCTCCATTTTCTTCAGTTACCTGTGAAGTTTATCAtaaagtcacgtcaacattttgtATTAGCTTCTTTATATCAAAAGACAGAAAAGTGTGACTTCTTTATAGAGAGGCTTAGAAAAGTGTGAGTAGAGGAGAAGCAACGGGAGGAAATTTGAAGAGTAGAAAATCCTATTCTGGTAAATTCGCTAAACTAGTACCAGTTTAATTAGTACATCAAGAACTCAAAACAGTGACTAATAACCACGCATCAAGGGGAGGAACACAAGTattatccaaaaacaaaaatgtaatATCATTTTGTTAAAATTACTGATGCAATTAAGAACCGACCGGGCGCGGATGAACACAAGTattattcaaaaacaaaaatgtgaTTTCATTTTGTTAAAATTACTGCTACAATTAAGAACCGTGCGCCACATCTTCGAATGTCAAAAAACATGAAGAACGTAAAAATACAAAGTACACAGTTCTGAGGAGGACCTGAGGCGCTACTTCCTTGGGCGAGTGTCCTCGGGGGTGGCAACATTGGCGGAGACCTTGGCAACATCTCCGGCGGTGGCTTCGGGCTTTTTAAGGGTGTACAGGGAGAAGTAGCCGATGGTGCCGACAATGAGGAAGCCGGTAACTGCCATGATTATAGGGCCAAGGGGGAGACCGCGTCGCTGGTGAAGAACACCGCCGGGGTTATGACCGGGAGGCCTCTGTGCTCCCTCCAGTCCAGCTCTCTTCACTTCCTCCGGACTCATTTTCGTCGTCTCTGCCGTTTTCCTCCAATCTTCATCCCCCGCCATCTCTCTCTGCCTTGGTTGTGTTAATGCTATTTTCTGTAAATCGGTTGAAACCGTGACTCCAAACATTTGAAGAAACTGGACTTGTTGACACGTGTAGGGTGCATGCTCCGTCACTTGACACGTAGTGCGTTCGTGTAACCCTAGCTATTACGACAACTCAACTAGTGCATGTTGCTTGGACACAACTaaaatcattattttatttatttattagtaTTATATTTCAGCTTTGTGCTATTTCTTGAGTGAAAATAAAATTAGGTTTCAGAAACCTGTTGGGTCAGTTTTGAACCAGAATTCTTTCAAGAGAGTAttcctatttgtttatttttcaagaGTTCTCCATAGAAATTGTTAGAGGTAAGCTGAAAGAGTTCTCACATTCGAATTTCATCAATTGTCATATTGAATTAGGCTAAAGAGGTCTTAAAGTCGAATTTTATCGATTAGtttgttagattagatttgaCAGAAAGAAGTTTTATGTTCGAATTTTCACATCTTAAAAGTAAATAGGATACAATTAACATTCTCATATATCTTTCCAAAATGCACTCAAGTTACCACGCAGTTTTTAATGAGCAATTTTATCTAATAAATCGCCTTATTATGTAATCTATAACATATAATTTAGACAAACTCAATATATAATCTAAACAGATGGTCGTatttcttttctcaaaatttaGGTGCAAAAAATTGGATGTATTAATTGTCTTTTGGCAACTGACTTAAGCTTAAAATACTCCCTCCCCAAGATTCCCTCCCTTGATCAGTTAAAAGGGTTTCCAAAATGCATCCCATTTTGCTAAAAAATTTAACCAGTAAAAGCTGACCAGGTCATGTTCTTTTGGGTGCTTGAATTTGTTAACGTTTATGCGATAATCGGGATCTAAGTGATACAGAGATCAAATCTTCTGCACTGAGAATGAGAGGGACCTCTTTGTGATTCTAATTATTGATAGAGACGTGTTTAGTGTGGAAGACTATTCTCCATAAATTATCAATTTTAATATACTTAGATTGAACTTGAGATATTACCACCGACAATTTTGATTGGCCGTCAATTCTGAAAGGGTTAACTGGCTCCTTTATTTGTTCAAATTACTGCTGAATTTgctaaacataaaagaaaaagaaaaaacatgcaAAAAATATCAGGTGTCTGGGGAGCGggagctatatatatatatatataaaccatgAAGAAAGATCTCTCTACAAACCATACACAAATAAACGAGTACAAACTATGGCACAATCGCTTGAGCAACACACATGCAGTTATTATTTAATTTCTAGGACGAAGGTCGATGATCAGGATATTTCCTGGGACGAGTGACGTCAGGGTCAACCCTAGCTGCAGGTGGAGAGTCTGCCACCCTTCGAGGACAGACCTTGGGCTTTTACTTCACATAAAGGGCATAGTAGCCAAGGGCACCGGCGATAACAGCGGCAGTGACGgccgtggtggtggtgctcatGCCAAGCAAAAAGCCCCTCCTCGCAGCCTCGGGAGGAGGTGACCTCTTTGGTGCGTCTgccatttcttttctctccaaTCTCCAATTCTTCTTGTTCcagtctccctctctctctctctctctctctctctctctctctctctctctctctctctctgtatatCTTATATTTCTGTTTGGGGGCTGAGACGGTGAAACCTATCTCTTTGTTTctgcatgcaatattgcataggaGAGGCTTTGTCGACACGTTTTAAGTTGCATGGCACCAAGTGCAGGCCTCCGTCACTCGAAACGTAGCCGGTTCGTGTAAGGTTTTAGGTATATACGATTTCAAAACTACAGGATGCaatgtgaaaaaatataaaaattaaaatctaactTACCATGAAACTATttcatgtgaaaaaaaataaaaaatcaccgTGTCTCCAAACTTTGGTATGACTCTAAACCTTGATGAAATCCCTATTGcgaacctaaaccctaattttatGTGCCTATAACATTTAATCCGTATTTTTTGattcttctacaaatttatcgAACCACTTGACATAGCTTGAATGTGACCAACTCTCTATTGCTTGCATGTGAACCAAATTAGAATATAATTATAACTAAAATATCATTGAATAGTATTTTCAGATGATTATTTATCATCGtaatttccaaattttataTATAGAAATTTATAATTAACTCACAAGGGTCCCgacatgaaaaaaaataataacttgagaaaattaataaaatcaagaaaatattgCATTCACCGAATTACAAGTACAAGTCTGCaagtaattgaattttttttgcacGAAGCAAGTAATTGAATtagaacaaagaagaaaaaacaattaCGAGTATTAGCTCCACAAAGTAGTACTGTACCCCCGCCTCCTAAAACGACGACGTTTTGAAGCATTTCGAATCCAGCTAGTGTGCACTCACAGGGCCCAAGCCCTGCAACCAGGTGTTGTAGTCTTTCCATGCTTTGTGACCGTTGCAATAAACGTTTTCTTTGCCGTTGCTTTAACGTTTTCCCTAACCCCGTAACGGCTACTTTTTCTCCCCAGACAATATATACATCACAGCTGAGACTCCATAGCCACGACTcaaattttctctctctccctctctcactctcaaaTTCTCCAAAATCCGACAACACACTTGCAGACACACTCTCTAATAATGGCTGGCTTTTCATCCTCAAAAGCTCTGTCATACTCCTCTCTTCTCGTGGTCTTTCTCCTCTTCAGCTTCTCGGAAGCCAGAGAGTTCGCCGTCGGCGGCAAGAATGGCTCATGGGCAGTCCCCTCCTCTGAATCCCAATCCCTCAACAAATGGGCTGAAAGCACCCGCTTTCGCGTCGGCGACACTCTTGGTAAAATCCCCAGTCCAATTCCCATCTGGGATTtaccattttttgttttaggcacattactaattttttttttttttttgttttctgtaaAATGTAAATTTGTTTTCAGTGTGGAAGTATGACAGCGCCAAAGACTCAGTGTTGCGAGTGACGAAAGAAGACTACACCAACTGCAATGCTTCAAATCCTATTGAGCAGTACAAGGACGGCGAGACCAAGCTCCACCTCGACCAGCCGGGGCCTTACTACTTCATCAGCGGAACCAAGGGACACTGCGAGAAAGGGCAGAAGCTGGTCGTGGTTGTTATGACTCCAAGGAAGCACCTCGGTATCTCTCCCGCTCCTTCTCCGGCTGGGGAGGTTGACGGTCCTGCTGTTGCTCCTACCAGCGGTGCTACAAGCTTGCAGGGTGGTGGTCTTCTGACTCTGGTGGCATTGGGAGTTTTTACTCTCTGGTTTTAGAGGAGCGAGGGTGGGGggtataattatttgtttaattctttaattttttttcagagAGGGGTCTGAGATATTATGTAATTCTATTTCGAATATCGTAATATCAGATATATCATTTTATAAATAGGAAGATTTTGAACGTGGTTTttagttatgaatattctttgattaaaattttgttggtttttaatttttttattaaattgcttaaaattaatgtgataatttatttctatgtacgttattatattttttaaattaaaaattaaaaattttagttgtttatgtaaatgagattttaaatagataaaaacataatttgtgggattaaaaatattaaaatataaatatactatgtGGTGTCTCCTCGTGAGCTGATCGTCGAGGTCTTCCGGCGGCTTGACTCCAAGCCCAGCCGTGATGTCTGCTCCCTCGTCTGCAAGTGCTGGCCCGACTCCGGTCGGTCGCTCTGTCGTCAGTAAGGGcatgctttctgcttttctctCTTCGACTGTCGTCAACAAAAGGTTTGTTCTTGTTACTGATGCACTAATCTAATGCATTTGCTCCATTTACTATATGTACATCGAAAAACAACAGGAAGCTCAATCACTTGTCATGAACAAAACTAAAAGATGAAATACCTCCATCCTGTATCGATATCCCACTTATCGACGATGATCATGACAAGAAGCAAGCAAATTCAAATATCATACAAGACAATGAGAACAAAACTTGCATACACAACATTGTAATCAATAACCACCAAGATCAAAAATATCAAATGCATTGGATAATTAgataaaataattacaaaagttgtaattaGTCTCCTGGTTTTCATGGATTTCTCACCATTACAACCTGACCAAACAGAATGTTTCTTTTTTCGACCTACAAAGACCGGAGATTTAGGACTAGTTGACCTCAACTGGGGCTTCGTGGGTCTCAATTAGGGGTTCCTCATTCTCAATTGAAGCTTCGTCACTCTCGATTGGAACATCATCAACCTCAATTGGGGCATCGTCGATCGTGATTGGGGCATTGTCGATCTCAATTGGGGCATCGTCGATCTCAATTGGGGCTTCATCGATCTCAATCGGGGCTTCTTCTGTCTGGATCGGTGATCAGCTTGAGAGGAGACATGTGTTGATCGGCGATCAGCTAAAGTGTCGTTGGACATTGTTATCCTTATACTTAACTGAGtttaacaaaattttgttttttaggtTAATTTTGCTAATAATCTTCACCACAAGGAATTAAATCTAAAGTGTCGTTGGACATTGTTATCCTTATACTTAACTGAGtttaacaaaattttgttttttaggtTAATTTTGCTAATAATCTTCACCACAAGGaattaaatcctaattttttttaccacatgggTAATCCTCCGAATACCCTATCACCACAGGAACTATTAATCTGATTTGGCCAAaaatttattgtatcaaaacatgggtacattcttcaaaatcacaaaaaaagacattaggcttaataacattagtaaatttcttcaattaaacttgacatagatacattctaaaatcaaagaaaaaagaatgtacccatataagtttaaaaatggattagaaaaaaattgaatagattttatatattaaaaaagggtacattttacatataaacaaattggtatatttaagaatgagtacattataagattaaaaagttttacatgaatgggtacatataattagcatgggtacatttagcaaaaataaaaagtacaaataaaaaaaaagggtacaaatacaaataaattttaaaaaatatgggcacaaaaagaaattaatatatgggtacaaattaaaactgaaaagaaaatcgatacaagttaaaaaagaattacaaattaaaaatgggtacaaaataaaactaaaaatatatgataaaaaatttagtcataaatataaatatactaattgtaacattttaaacattaaatgaatatatttagaaataaaaaattattattgaaataattaatgatgttattaataccaaggaccttgataaaaactTGAAACTGAAACTTGACctcattgaaaattttgaatcaaCAATTTTTCCTTGAAACTAAGAGGTACGAAGAAAAAAGTTCAACATTACGAAATAGGACAGTTAAATGTCATAGAGATGCACCGGCAAATCATTTCAATTCACCGAGAGCTTTTGGCATTCCTATACTCTGGGCAAGGTTGCTCATTCTATCCTTCATGGCCTGAATATTGGAAAGTACACACAAATACTATCAGTTAAAGTAGCCCACAATTATCAATCAGTCTGTAAAAACATAGAAACACATTGTGTTCTCACCATGACACTCTTCTGATGCGCATCTTTGTATGCTTCCGTCACCAATTCAGAGACTTTCTGCattgtgaaaataaaaaaggaaaagaaatcacATCTATCCTAAGGAGAAACTCATTCTGGCAAACGGGAAAGGGAACAATAGTTTTCACGACTTACTTCTGCTCCTAGTTCCATAGCAGCCTCAGTTATCTCAGTGCGTACAGGTTGCTGGTTACCAGAAAGCGTTACCTAGGGGAAAATCAGAGATCAGAGGATTGTCAAGTCTGAGAGCAACAGAGACAAGAGTATATATATGTAAACAGGGAGAGAAGACGAAGGTTCCATTTAACGAACAGCTGAGCTGATAAAACTAAAATGCACCGATTGGAAAAACTTAAAGTTATCTGTGTAGGTCAGTAAAAGTTTTGCTAGCGACACTATGACCGTgtcttcacattatcttgatacTATGAAAGTGAAAGTTAAAATACCATTCAGACACAAGAAAACCAGCTTATATTCCCAAACTGAACAAATATCCAAAGTTGACCTTGTCGCAAGAGTGAATCATTCGTACCTTTATAATCTCACCTTCACAGTAACCATCAAACACTGCCCTGAAAAAGgggggaaaaaaagaagaaagaatgaagagataatAATCATACCACTGAAAGGATTATCAGTATCGGACGAAATTGGATAAAGCTTTAAGAACATACGCAGCAAGCTCTTTCTGCACACGCACTGCTTCAACTTGTACTACATTTTGAGCTTGCTTAACTGTCTCATACAGATTTTGCATACTGAAAACTCCTGCCTGCATCAAAAGTGCAGACATAACAGTACATCAACTTGATACTTAAATCAAGGTTTCTATTCTTAGGAATGCTGGACTAGCTCCACGTGGACTAAGACAGACTCGGGATACTGTAACAGAAAACAACATAGGATCATAGTCACAATTATGCTAGAAACAACATAAAGTCATTATCAGCATATGTTCTAGTAAACCAAAAGTGGCCAGTTATGATCGACCTCAAGCTTGCAATGTCGCCATTACACAAGACAAATAAACGATGATAACACTATCACTATAGCAACCTTATAGTTCGACTATAATTATAACTAGGCAACCCCATTTGACGTCCATACCACTGCCCTTTATCCTAAACAAATCCTGCTACCAATTGCGTGATGCAAGATATAGTGATCCATAATAAAACATAGCTGGACCATGTTCGACCAAAGTACAGTTGACAGCCTAATGTCAAAATCTGTGAGCCTCGGGCTGCATAAAGCTACTTAGCTTACAATTGGAAGGGCTACGAAACCCTGCAACCTAATACTGCATCAATCATATAAATTTGATCTGGTGTCCCCACATGAAGCATATAAAAGTTAAAATCAACCATCCCCTTTCATTTTAATAGAGTTTGTATTGACTTGACACACTCAACAGAGGAATACAAGGGGCAAGAAATAAATTTCTGAGAAGGATTAACGGGTACAGCAATGCAGCAGATGGCAATTCCAATGGTCAATACAAAGTTGGTCCACCCAAGACAAGTTCCAGAAAAATGGGAAAACAAACTACAAGAGGGAAAATGCTAAACCTTTGAAGCTGCATCATCACCCCTTTCATTGTTACCCTTTTTCCCTCCTCCAAATAAGCCATACACACGGGACGAACGGGGTGTCCTCCCAGTCTTAATACCAGGCCAAGAAACAATTGAAGGACAGGCTGGACGTGAGTTTACTCCTTCACCTATAATCAGAATAAAGCAGTAAGTTTGATTTGTCATCAGAAATTACACGATAACCCCGTCTCACAGCGGAATAGGCAAAACATTTTTGCACAACAAAACAATGATTAACAGATTGAGCATAAATTTCGAAAAAGCGCAAACATTTACGCTCACAAATTTTCAATGCCCACAATTTAGTTTGACATCCTAAACAATCTCGCTCAGCAAAGTGGCATCAAATTTCAATGCCCAGAATTCAAATACAATGGTCCAACATTTCCAACAGTAATTTCTTACACTGCCAAAGCCATGCTTTTTCCTCAAGTGTATGATAAAAAGGGGTTAAAATTGGTACAAAAAGAAACCCAATTTCTGTTCTATCTTCTTTCGAAAACCCCATAATTTCTATGCAATTCGAGAAATGTTTTTGCATACAAAATTGTGCGGAATACTACTGGTATTGAGCCAATACGTTTCGAGAGAGCTTACGGAAAGTGAGGTGGTCCTGGGATTCGGTGAGGAGGTGGAAGTTGGAAAGCCGGGAGCTTAAAGCACTGGTCGACGACATGACGGACACAGAGAGGGAGGAAGGAGAGGCGAAATAGCGGTGCAATTCAatgcctctctctctcgctgTCTCTGGTTTTTGGATACAATGGATCTCTTCGATACCTACCTCAATGCACCAAACAAAACtttggtaattttatttattttttatcttatatataatatatataaaaaaaaaaattttgaaagggTTTGCGCGATTATCGGAAGACCAGTTCCACATGACTTGTAggatttttttagggtttaggcCCGAATGAAAAAGGGGCATAAGCCCGAATGAAAAAAGAATATTACATATGATTATCACGAGACCAAAAAAACACTAATTTATATCTACATATAGCAATTTACAACAAAAAGGAGGAGCTAGTAACTCTCAAAATATCTTGTGAAATCTCAACAATTTTCATGTTTCACAAACACAGTTTGCTATTAACTCCGGATTTGTAAAATCGGTTTTGGCCAGTTCTACAAAATTCATCATAAAGTTAAAACCTCTTTTTGGTAAACTTTTCTTGCAAACTCAATTCCGGCTATGTTTTAGGTCAGTTCAATATTTGTAACTGATTCTTCTATTTTTGAGCATAAAAATTTAAGCAAATACTTATGTTAATAAGTAATAAGACCGATTCCAAAGAgttacttaaaagaaaaaaaattagttagtaAACCTTGTGCTTGGTTTAAAACTACTTTGCACGACGCAGAtcctacgtcgtgcaaagctactttgcgcgacgtacgtTACTCCTTCGTTgcacaaaccacttttttatttttttggcaaaaatattttttatttaatttttaataaatattgtaaattctaaacaataattaataaacaaaaaaaagtatttaattataaaatatatgaaaatgtacatacaagatgttcgaacaaaaaagaaaaaactacaacaagTAGTCTTCTATGTTTGATACATCAGACTACTATGTATCGGCTGGGCGAAGTGGCTGGGAGGTCGAAGGTGGAGCAAGATTAGGTGCTGGCATCGGGATTTAGAGGCCGGAAATCTGTAAGGCCCGTACAATAATACTCATTTGCTCGCCCTGGGCTGCAAGTTGACCTTTTAGGGTTGTCACTTCCTCCTTCAAGGCATTGACCTCTCCTGTGGTCGATCTGGAAAAGGAGGCACCCGTCTCACGAACCCGCACCTTCCCTATACACcgaacaataaaaatataacattagaAACTAGTCATTTCTTGCATTTGAAACTAATCAATTAGCAGCCAAAGTAATATCATATCCTTTCTTGCAtttgttcacacacacacacacacatacacacacacacacacacacacatatatatatatatatatatataaagcagtATTGCAATGGTAGAAACAATACTAATTAACGATGTCAACTATGCTTTAAACCAATAGGATCAGATGTTCCGTTTATGTGTATCTTGATTATTTTGGTCGCAAGTTAATATGTCGTATTTTTATTTATCGTAAAATACATGTAAGAAAGCAATTCTAAGTAGATATATATTTGATGTTTATCCACAAGCTATCTTCAAACACATTGACAATATTCTTAGTGCAGTTATTAAATTCTATACCTGCAATCCAACTAAGAAAGCTTTAATTATCATGGCCTATCTGACATGGACAAATCAATCATCAAACATAGACAGTCCTTATGCACCTAATTATACAGCATGGGAAGCATGACTTCATCAGTCAACAAACATACACAGTCCTTATGCACAAATCAAAAGTGGCATCAAGAAAAACTGTAACTACAAATGTGAGAACAATCATCGCGTTAGAAATCATTTATCAATCTTAAATAAGTGTCCATACAAGCAAAGTGTTGGCAACAAACCCCGTAGACATGTGTAAGAAAAAGATTAGAAGCACAAGTGTAAGAAAAGGAAAGCTGGATAAGTTACCTGCTTCCCATTCTCATCCATGATAACCATCCTCGGCAACGATTGAACATGCATTAAGAAATTTGACTCTCATACAAAGAGAAATAGGTTCACTAATGCCCAAACTCAATACAAGCAAACGACGAGAGAACAATCTCAGAACTTATCTGGAAAGAGATCCAAACCACATGCATGCATACATCTTCGTTGCCTCTGAAGACCAAAAGAACCAAACAAATCAGCTCAAAAATGCAACCGGAATTTTCACTATGCCACAATAGATGAAAATTAACATAGGAAGGCACACAACTCTATATGAACATATATTTTTTACCAGTAAAAGAGGGAAGAAAACCTAACTCTCAGAGTCTCATGACTTATTGTCAAAACATAGGCAAAAACTTAATGGACGCAGTTTCCAAATAAGTTTTAAAAACTTTATGAGCCTTGCATGGAAGAGAAGTAATCTT
This window contains:
- the LOC103442110 gene encoding nucleoid-associated protein At4g30620, chloroplastic-like, which produces MSSTSALSSRLSNFHLLTESQDHLTFREGVNSRPACPSIVSWPGIKTGRTPRSSRVYGLFGGGKKGNNERGDDAASKAGVFSMQNLYETVKQAQNVVQVEAVRVQKELAAAVFDGYCEGEIIKVTLSGNQQPVRTEITEAAMELGAEKVSELVTEAYKDAHQKSVMAMKDRMSNLAQSIGMPKALGELK
- the LOC103442092 gene encoding uncharacterized protein — translated: MAGDEDWRKTAETTKMSPEEVKRAGLEGAQRPPGHNPGGVLHQRRGLPLGPIIMAVTGFLIVGTIGYFSLYTLKKPEATAGDVAKVSANVATPEDTRPRK
- the LOC103442101 gene encoding early nodulin-like protein 15 gives rise to the protein MAGFSSSKALSYSSLLVVFLLFSFSEAREFAVGGKNGSWAVPSSESQSLNKWAESTRFRVGDTLVWKYDSAKDSVLRVTKEDYTNCNASNPIEQYKDGETKLHLDQPGPYYFISGTKGHCEKGQKLVVVVMTPRKHLGISPAPSPAGEVDGPAVAPTSGATSLQGGGLLTLVALGVFTLWF